Proteins encoded together in one Juglans regia cultivar Chandler chromosome 9, Walnut 2.0, whole genome shotgun sequence window:
- the LOC108997037 gene encoding nuclear transcription factor Y subunit C-1-like, giving the protein MYSGILAGGRTGPHSLPLARIKKIMKKSGDNVNMISCEAPIVFSKACELLIEELTRRSWMVAMQRKRRTLHKEDVVSAVIATDIFDFLVNLVSADSTTPIDLTPVEREKLEF; this is encoded by the coding sequence ATGTATTCGGGAATACTCGCCGGAGGGAGAACGGGACCTCATTCGTTGCCGTTGGCGAGGATAAAGAAGATCATGAAAAAGTCTGGGGACAACGTCAACATGATTTCCTGCGAGGCTCCCATCGTATTTTCCAAGGCTTGTGAACTGTTGATCGAGGAATTGACACGAAGGTCTTGGATGGTGGCCATGCAAAGAAAGAGAAGGACGCTTCACAAAGAGGACGTTGTCTCGGCTGTTATAGCCACCGATATCTTTGATTTTCTGGTGAATTTGGTGTCTGCAGACTCCACTACTCCTATCGACTTGACCCCTGTTGAAAGGGAAAAACTAGAGTTCTAG